One Salmo trutta chromosome 19, fSalTru1.1, whole genome shotgun sequence genomic window carries:
- the LOC115154044 gene encoding sphingolipid delta(4)-desaturase/C4-monooxygenase DES2: MGNTVTRDDFEWVYTEQPHCSRRKQILAKHPEIKSLMGPDPQLKWVVTAMVLTQVLCCFLVRDLSWKWLIFWAYMFGGCINHSLTLAIHDISHNVAFGNKDAMCNRLFGIFANLPIGVPYSISFKKYHVDHHRYLGGHGLDVDVPTHLEARLFSSPARKILWLFLQPLFYALRPLVVNPKPVGRLELLNLMVQLAFNTFIVYFWGIKPLVYLIAGSLLCMGLHPISGHFIAEHYMYLSGIETYSYYGPLNYITFNVGYHMEHHDFPSIPGSRLPQVKQMAPEFYDDLPQHDSWTRVLWDFVFCDSLGPYSRIKRTFPLAKQD; this comes from the exons ATGGGGAACACGGTAACGAGGGATGACTTCGAGTGGGTATATACGGAGCAACCGCACTGTAGTCGGAGGAAGCAGATACTAG CCAAGCACCCGGAGATCAAGTCCTTGATGGGCCCTGACCCCCAGCTCAAGTGGGTGGTGACAGCCATGGTCCTGACCCAGGTGCTCTGCTGCTTCCTGGTACGTGACCTCAGCTGGAAGTGGCTCATCTTCTGGGCCTACATGTTCGGCGGTTGCATCAACCACTCCCTCACGCTCGCCATCCACGACATCTCGCACAATGTGGCCTTTGGGAATAAGGACGCGATGTGCAACCGCCTCTTTGGCATCTTCGCCAACCTACCAATTGGCGTGCCCTACTCCATCAGCTTCAAGAAGTACCATGTGGACCACCACCGTTACCTGGGTGGCCACGGACTTGACGTGGACGTCCCGACCCACCTGGAGGCTCGTCTCTTCAGCTCCCCCGCCCGCAAGATCCTGTGGCTCTTCCTGCAGCCACTATTCTACGCGCTTCGTCCCCTGGTGGTCAACCCCAAGCCTGTAGGCAGGCTCGAGCTGTTGAATTTAATGGTGCAGCTAGCGTTCAACACTTTCATAGTGTACTTCTGGGGGATTAAGCCTCTGGTCTACCTGATAGCAGGTTCGCTGTTGTGTATGGGACTGCACCCGATCTCGGGGCACTTTATCGCCGAACACTATATGTACCTGAGCGGGATCGAGACGTACTCGTACTACGGGCCGCTGAACTATATCACATTTAATGTGGGCTACCACATGGAGCACCACGACTTTCCCAGCATCCCCGGCAGCCGCCTCCCTCAG GTGAAACAGATGGCTCCAGAGTTCTATGATGATTTACCACAGCATGACTCATGGACACGGGTGCTCTGGGACTTTGTGTTTTGTGATTCGCTTGGACCTTACTCCAGAATTAAACGCACCTTCCCATTGGCTAAGCAAGACTAA
- the LOC115154045 gene encoding transcription factor Ovo-like 2, whose translation MLTRHLKCHSMVKRHPCRYCGKGFNDTFDLKRHMRTHTGIRPYRCELCDKAFTQRCSLESHLRKIHGVRQQYAYRQRRSKIFVCEDCGYTSNRPEEYFLHVRQCHPGSPALRRYYRRQAHEGTNNVPAEHKLSPFLMYPTGYYVG comes from the exons ATGTTGACGCGCCACCTCAAGTGCCACAGCATGGTGAAGAGACACCCCTGCCGCTACTGTGGCAAAGGCTTCAACGACACCTTTGACCTCAAGaggcacatgcgcacacacacag GTATCCGTCCGTACCGTTGTGAGCTGTGCGACAAGGCCTTCACACAGCGCTGCTCCCTTGAATCCCACCTGAGGAAGATCCATGGTGTGCGCCAGCAGTACGCCTACCGCCAGCGCCGCTCCAAGATCTTTGTGTGCGAGGACTGTGGCTACACGTCCAACCGTCCCGAAGAGTACTTCCTCCACGTGCGCCAGTGCCACCCGGGCAGCCCCGCCCTGCGGCGCTACTACCGCCGCCAGGCACACGAGGGCACCAACAACGTGCCCGCCGAACACAAACTCAGTCCCTTCTTGATGTATCCCACTGGGTACTATGTGGGTTGA
- the LOC115154043 gene encoding small nuclear ribonucleoprotein Sm D2: MSLLNKPKSEMTPEELQKREEEEFNTGPLSVLTQSVKSNTQVLVNCRNNKKLLGRVKAFDRHCNMVLENVKEMWTEVPKSGKGKKKSKPVNKDRYISKMFLRGDSVIVVLRNPLITGTGGK, translated from the exons AT GAGTTTGCTGAATAAACCCAAATCTGAGATGACTCCAGAAGAGTTGCAGAAACGAGAGGAGGAAGAATTTAACACTGGACCACTGTCTGTGCTCACCCAGTCAGTGAAAAGCAACACACAAGTCCTCGTCAACTGCCGCAACAACAAGAAGCTACTGGGACGAGTCAAAGCCTTCGACAG GCACTGCAACATGGTGTTGGAgaatgtgaaggagatgtggacAGAGGTCCCGAAGAGTGGCAAGGGGAAAAAGAAGTCCAAGCCAGTGAACAAGGACCGGTACATCTCTAAGATGTTTCTGAGAGGGGACTCTGTCATTGTTGTGTTGAGGAACCCTCTTATCACTGGGACTGGGGGGAAGTAG